The following proteins are encoded in a genomic region of Notolabrus celidotus isolate fNotCel1 chromosome 19, fNotCel1.pri, whole genome shotgun sequence:
- the LOC117830802 gene encoding katanin p60 ATPase-containing subunit A-like 2: MEVCSAWDTYHTCHVRIKHYTWRLNPLLEGMNFEDLGELDHAMLRRLEKRILVSLPSSIARQTMISHWLPPLSATGGVELRTELDYENLAKEMEGYSGSDLRLVCKEAAMRPVRKIFDALESHQDGDSGMPDFQLETVTTDDFRKVISHTKPSARNLMDKFTAWEREFESV, encoded by the exons ATGGAGGTGTGTTCAGCCTGGGACACTTATCATACATGTCATGTCAGGATCAAACATTATACATGGAG GTTGAACCCACTGCTGGAGGGAATGAACTTTGAAGATTTAGG GGAGCTCGACCATGCAATGCTGCGGAGGTTAGAGAAAAGGATTCTAGTCAGTCTTCCCTCCTCAATAGCTCGCCAAACCATGATTTCTCATTGGCTGCCTCCTCTTAGTGCCACTGGAGGGGTGGAGCTACGAACCGAGCTGGACTATGAAAATCTGGCAAAG gagATGGAAGGTTACTCTGGCTCTGATTTAAGACTGGTGTGTAAGGAGGCTGCGATGAGACCAGTCCGCAAGATTTTTGATGCTCTTGAATCCCACCAGGACg GTGATTCTGGTATGCCTGATTTCCAGCTGGAAACTGTGACAACTGATGACTTTCGGAAGGTCATCTCTCACACCAAACCTTCAGCCAGAAACCTGATGGACAAATTCACAGCCTGGGAGAGAGAGTTTGAGTCTGTCTAA
- the hdhd2 gene encoding haloacid dehalogenase-like hydrolase domain-containing protein 2 yields the protein MASRQAVKAVLIDLSGTLHIENTAVPGAQDALKRLRQTTVALKFVTNTTKESKKNLLERLQRLNFNLQEKEIFTSLSAARSLLEQKQYRPLLMVEDSALEDFNGIDTSEPNSVVVGLAPDHFNYETLNKAFRMILNGAPLIAIHKARYYKRLDGLALGPGPFVMGLEYATGCTATVVGKPENTFFAQALSDLGCSPNEAVMIGDDARDDVGGAQAIGMIGILVRTGKYREGDENTINPPPHLTCDSFPEAVEHILMNLL from the exons ATGGCGAGCAGACAGGCTGTGAAGGCTGTGCTTATTGACCTCAGTGGAACTCTTCATATAGAAAATACAGCAGTACCAGGGGCACAGGATGCCCTGAAGAG GTTACGGCAGACTACGGTAGCTTTAAAGTTTGTGACCAACACAACCAAAGAAAGTAAGAAGAACTTACTAGAACGACTGCAACGTCTCAACTTCAACCTCCAG gagaaggagaTCTTCACTTCACTCAGTGCTGCAAGGAGTTTGCTAgaacaaaaacaatacagaCCGCTTTTGATGGTGGAGGACAGTGCACTGGAAGACTTCAATG GTATCGACACTTCGGAGCCAAACTCTGTTGTCGTTGGACTTGCTCCTGATCACTTTAACTACGAAACGCTCAACAAGGCTTTCAG AATGATTCTGAATGGAGCTCCTCTTATTGCCATCCACAAGGCTCGGTACTACAAACGTTTGGATGGTTTGGCCCTTGGCCCTGGGCCCTTTGTGATGGGACTTGAATACGCCACAGGGTGCACAGCTACTGTAGTAGGGAAACCAGAAAATACTTTCTTTGCACAG GCTCTGTCTGATTTAGGATGTAGCCCTAATGAGGCTGTCATGATAGGAGAC GATGCAAGAGATGATGTGGGTGGGGCCCAGGCCATAGGAATGATTGGAATTCTGGTCAGAACAG GTAAATACAGAGAAGGAGATGAGAACACAATCAACCCCCCTCCCCACCTAACATGTGACAGTTTTCCAGAGGCTGTTGAACACATCTTGATGAACCTCCTATAA